The Mycolicibacterium flavescens genome has a segment encoding these proteins:
- a CDS encoding virulence factor Mce family protein codes for MTQATSTLTRSRWLRPTLAALLVITLAVGLYLVWPTRVGNKVTAYFTSAIGLYPGDEVRIVGVPVGTVDSIEPRVGDVKVTMTLDHGIQVPADAKALVIAPNLVSARFVQLTPAYTGGTAMADGAEIGLDRTAVPVEWDEVKEQLTALSAQLGPKPGSMQGPLSVVVNQAADTFDGNGDTFRKALRELSQTAGRLGDSRTDLFGTIRNLQVLVNALSNSNEQIVQFSNHVASVSQVLADSSAGLDNTLATLNQALGDVRGFLNESNSALIDQVTKLADFTSILTERSEDIEQILHITPNGLSNFYNIYNPAQGTVGGLLTLPNFANPVQFICGGAFEAAPTPDNFKRTEICRQRMGPVFKRIAMNFPPLLFHPINSITAYKGQIIYDTPATEAKSETPMPYLQWQPAPGVTPPPVSADMDLSSLMVPPAPDTAPGTAHAGGPLAEAPAAHAPVEGPAEAAEPGDPVAPVPMPAPLPGGGAP; via the coding sequence ATGACCCAAGCGACTTCGACCTTGACCCGCAGCCGCTGGCTGCGGCCGACACTGGCCGCCCTGCTGGTGATCACGCTCGCCGTCGGCCTTTACCTGGTGTGGCCGACGCGGGTCGGCAACAAGGTGACGGCGTACTTCACCTCGGCGATCGGGCTCTATCCCGGCGACGAGGTCCGCATCGTGGGCGTCCCTGTCGGCACGGTCGACTCGATCGAACCGCGGGTCGGCGACGTGAAGGTCACGATGACGCTGGATCACGGGATTCAGGTCCCGGCCGACGCCAAGGCGCTCGTGATCGCACCGAATCTGGTGTCGGCCAGGTTCGTTCAGCTCACACCGGCCTACACCGGCGGCACGGCGATGGCCGACGGCGCGGAGATCGGGCTCGACCGCACCGCGGTGCCGGTCGAGTGGGACGAGGTCAAAGAGCAGCTCACCGCACTGAGCGCGCAACTCGGGCCCAAGCCCGGTTCGATGCAGGGCCCGCTGTCGGTCGTCGTCAACCAGGCCGCCGACACCTTCGACGGCAACGGGGACACGTTCCGCAAGGCGCTGCGGGAGCTCTCGCAGACCGCGGGCCGGCTCGGCGACTCGCGCACCGACCTGTTCGGCACGATCCGCAACCTGCAGGTGCTGGTCAACGCACTGTCGAACAGCAACGAGCAGATCGTGCAGTTCTCCAACCACGTCGCATCGGTATCGCAGGTCCTCGCGGACAGTTCGGCGGGCCTGGACAACACGCTGGCCACGCTGAACCAAGCGCTGGGCGACGTGAGGGGCTTCCTCAACGAGAGCAACAGCGCACTGATCGATCAGGTCACCAAGCTGGCCGACTTCACGAGCATCCTGACCGAGCGCAGCGAGGACATCGAACAGATCCTGCACATCACGCCCAACGGCCTGTCGAACTTCTACAACATCTACAACCCGGCCCAGGGCACGGTGGGCGGCCTGCTGACGCTGCCGAACTTCGCCAACCCGGTGCAGTTCATCTGCGGCGGTGCATTCGAGGCGGCTCCCACACCGGACAACTTCAAACGCACCGAGATCTGTCGCCAGCGCATGGGCCCGGTGTTCAAGCGCATCGCGATGAACTTCCCGCCGTTGCTGTTCCACCCGATCAACAGCATCACCGCCTACAAGGGCCAGATCATCTACGACACCCCCGCAACCGAGGCGAAGTCCGAGACCCCGATGCCGTATCTGCAATGGCAACCCGCACCCGGGGTCACACCGCCACCGGTGTCGGCGGACATGGACCTCAGTTCGCTGATGGTGCCCCCCGCACCGGACACGGCTCCCGGTACCGCGCATGCCGGTGGACCCCTCGCGGAGGCTCCGGCCGCGCACGCTCCGGTCGAGGGGCCAGCCGAGGCGGCCGAACCCGGCGATCCCGTCGCCCCCGTGCCGATGCCTGCCCCGCTGCCGGGTGGAGGTGCACCGTGA
- a CDS encoding Macrophage killing protein with similarity to conjugation protein — MPASSSSTKSPWTARIIGALSVLLAVAFVASAGVGGWLYWNRVEQRGELAARSELAPLAERQIPKVFGYDYQTVERTLNEVYPMLTPDYRQEFRDRADKDIIPQARERQLVSQAHVVGVGVLDAHRESASVMVYLNRTVTDKSKEPVYDGSRLRVDYQKVDGKWLIQYITPI; from the coding sequence ATGCCCGCATCGTCAAGTAGCACCAAGTCGCCGTGGACCGCGCGGATCATCGGCGCGCTGTCGGTTCTGTTGGCGGTCGCGTTCGTGGCGTCGGCCGGTGTCGGTGGCTGGCTCTACTGGAACCGCGTTGAGCAGCGCGGCGAGCTGGCCGCGCGCAGCGAGTTGGCGCCGTTGGCCGAGCGACAGATCCCGAAGGTGTTCGGCTACGACTACCAGACCGTGGAGCGCACGCTCAACGAGGTCTACCCGATGCTCACCCCGGATTACCGCCAGGAGTTCCGCGACCGCGCGGACAAGGACATCATTCCGCAGGCGCGCGAACGCCAGTTGGTCAGCCAAGCCCACGTCGTCGGGGTCGGCGTGCTCGACGCGCATCGTGAATCGGCTTCGGTGATGGTGTATTTGAACCGCACCGTCACCGACAAGTCGAAGGAACCCGTCTACGACGGCAGCCGCCTGCGGGTCGACTATCAGAAGGTCGACGGCAAGTGGCTGATCCAGTACATCACCCCGATTTAA
- a CDS encoding virulence factor Mce family protein yields MLSRLTRIQLSIFAIVTVLTVGAISIFYLQLPAAVGIGTYRATANFVAAGGLYENANVTYRGVTIGRVESVGLSDDGVVAKMRLNSGTPVPENVTATVKSVSAVGEQYVDLVPPADASSATLRDGSNIGVDRTAIGQDIAGLLEEAQALVTSVGDSRIQELLRETFKAFNGSGPELARMIQSARMLVDEANANYGQVNQLIDQVGPFLDAQIRSGDDIRSLADGLARFTTEVANADPQLRSTLQTVPGAAAEANELFSGIRPSFPVLAANLANFGRIGVIYRKSLEHALVVFPALMAALLTVGGGLPADEGGKLDFKIDLQDPPPCLTGFVPASEMRSPADETLRELPKDLYCKVPHNDPSVVRGARNYPCQEFPGKRAPTVQLCRDPRGYVPIGNNPWRGPPVPLGTPMDVMEDDTPEDGRNILPPNKFPYIPPQVDPDPGPPAVQLPPGVPPGPGPAPHAPFPLPVPPNEVQPSLPPAWPFFSPPDHVVPPYGRTPPPPPAGTVPPPPAPPGSPPPAGGPPLPAEAPPMASGSTGPRFTTYDRNGQFVDPQGGTGVIAAATDKLAPAENWVDLMLAPRQA; encoded by the coding sequence ATGCTGTCGCGCCTGACTCGTATCCAGCTGTCGATCTTCGCCATCGTCACCGTGTTGACGGTGGGCGCGATCTCGATCTTCTATCTGCAGCTACCGGCCGCGGTCGGCATCGGCACGTACCGGGCGACCGCGAATTTCGTTGCCGCAGGCGGGCTGTACGAGAACGCCAACGTCACCTACCGCGGGGTGACGATCGGCCGGGTCGAGTCGGTCGGTCTCTCCGATGACGGTGTCGTCGCCAAGATGCGCCTCAACAGCGGTACACCCGTGCCCGAGAACGTCACCGCCACGGTCAAGAGCGTGTCCGCGGTTGGCGAACAGTACGTCGACCTGGTGCCGCCCGCGGACGCGTCGAGCGCCACGCTGCGCGACGGATCCAACATCGGCGTTGATCGCACGGCGATCGGACAAGACATTGCGGGCCTGCTGGAGGAGGCGCAGGCGCTCGTCACGAGTGTCGGGGACAGCCGCATCCAGGAGCTGCTGCGCGAAACCTTCAAGGCCTTCAACGGGTCCGGACCCGAACTGGCGCGGATGATCCAGTCGGCGCGCATGCTCGTCGACGAGGCCAACGCCAACTACGGCCAGGTGAACCAGCTCATCGACCAGGTCGGTCCGTTCCTCGACGCGCAGATCCGCAGCGGCGACGACATCCGCTCGCTGGCCGACGGGCTGGCCCGCTTCACCACCGAGGTGGCCAACGCTGACCCGCAGTTGCGCTCGACGCTGCAAACCGTGCCCGGGGCGGCGGCCGAGGCCAACGAACTGTTCAGCGGCATCCGGCCGTCCTTCCCGGTGCTGGCCGCCAACCTCGCGAACTTCGGCCGCATCGGCGTCATCTACCGCAAGTCGCTCGAGCACGCGCTCGTGGTGTTCCCGGCGTTGATGGCGGCGCTGCTGACGGTCGGCGGCGGTCTGCCCGCCGACGAGGGCGGCAAGCTCGACTTCAAGATCGACCTGCAAGACCCGCCGCCGTGCCTGACCGGGTTCGTACCGGCGAGCGAGATGCGCAGCCCGGCCGACGAGACGCTGCGCGAACTGCCCAAGGACCTGTACTGCAAGGTGCCGCACAACGATCCATCCGTCGTTCGTGGCGCGCGCAACTACCCCTGCCAGGAGTTCCCTGGCAAGCGTGCGCCGACCGTGCAGCTGTGCCGCGACCCGCGCGGTTACGTCCCGATCGGCAACAACCCGTGGCGCGGTCCGCCGGTCCCGCTCGGAACACCGATGGACGTGATGGAGGACGACACCCCCGAGGACGGCCGCAACATCCTGCCGCCCAACAAGTTCCCCTACATTCCGCCGCAGGTGGATCCGGACCCCGGCCCACCGGCGGTGCAGCTGCCGCCCGGCGTTCCGCCGGGGCCGGGCCCCGCGCCGCATGCGCCGTTCCCGCTTCCGGTGCCGCCGAACGAGGTCCAGCCGAGCCTGCCGCCCGCGTGGCCGTTCTTCAGTCCGCCGGACCATGTGGTGCCGCCGTACGGCCGCACACCACCGCCCCCGCCGGCAGGCACCGTTCCGCCGCCTCCGGCGCCGCCGGGGTCTCCGCCACCGGCCGGTGGTCCGCCGCTGCCTGCGGAGGCGCCGCCGATGGCGTCGGGTTCGACCGGACCGCGTTTCACGACATACGACCGGAACGGGCAGTTCGTCGACCCCCAGGGCGGAACTGGCGTCATCGCGGCCGCGACTGACAAACTGGCGCCTGCAGAAAACTGGGTCGATCTGATGTTGGCCCCAAGGCAGGCGTAA
- a CDS encoding intersectin-EH binding protein Ibp1: MASLKSPVQRLILAGGFAVAIAAAPVASVFLTPTAPVAPQAQGCSGGEEPDQFTGNCVPHTVPNAGSVFTTQPGNPDVPEVMGIPCIGHNQGGCIGLEEEAQAQTVTPPPAPVFSHSP, encoded by the coding sequence ATGGCGAGCTTGAAGTCTCCTGTACAACGGCTGATCCTTGCCGGCGGCTTCGCGGTTGCGATCGCTGCGGCGCCGGTGGCCTCGGTCTTCCTCACACCCACGGCCCCGGTTGCGCCGCAGGCTCAGGGCTGTTCGGGCGGGGAGGAACCGGACCAGTTCACCGGCAACTGCGTACCCCACACGGTGCCCAACGCCGGCTCGGTGTTCACCACACAACCCGGTAACCCCGACGTCCCAGAGGTCATGGGTATCCCGTGCATCGGCCACAACCAGGGCGGCTGCATCGGCCTGGAAGAGGAAGCCCAGGCGCAGACGGTGACACCGCCCCCGGCCCCCGTCTTCAGCCACAGCCCCTAG
- a CDS encoding virulence factor Mce family protein, translating to MIRKIGAILSLAVLLAGCSFGGLNSLNMPGTAGHGPGSYKITVELPDVSTLPQNSPVMVDDVTVGSVSGIEAVQRSDGTYYAAVQLSLDENVNLPENATAKVAQTSLLGSQHIELAPPADGPGVGKLKNGSHIPLDRTGRYPTTEEVLSTLGVVVNKGNLGALQDITDETYNAIAGRQGSFADLIPRLAELTSSLDRQTNDIIAAMEGIDRFAGILARSKDSLGLTLDRLPAALQVLNDNRANIVEAFTALRSFATIASRVLEQTKDDFAADFKDLYPVVKAFNDNADFFIKDLELLPTFPFHYKYLRNAVRGDYLNVYTTFDLTLRRTGESIFTTSWGFDPNMKRMHELITPPDFMTGSLANLSGQAADPFEIPPGTATQHGEGP from the coding sequence GTGATCCGCAAGATCGGGGCGATCCTGTCGCTGGCCGTGCTTCTGGCCGGCTGCTCCTTCGGCGGGCTCAACTCCCTGAACATGCCGGGCACCGCCGGGCACGGCCCCGGTTCCTACAAGATCACCGTGGAACTGCCCGATGTCTCGACGCTGCCGCAGAACTCGCCGGTGATGGTCGACGACGTCACCGTCGGAAGCGTCTCGGGTATCGAGGCGGTGCAACGTTCCGACGGTACGTACTACGCCGCGGTCCAGTTGTCGCTGGACGAGAACGTCAACCTGCCCGAGAACGCGACCGCGAAGGTGGCGCAGACCTCGCTGCTCGGTTCGCAACACATCGAACTGGCCCCACCCGCCGACGGTCCCGGCGTCGGGAAGCTCAAGAACGGCTCGCACATCCCGCTGGACCGGACCGGCCGCTATCCGACCACCGAGGAAGTTCTGTCCACTCTCGGCGTCGTGGTCAACAAGGGCAATCTCGGTGCGCTACAAGACATCACGGACGAGACGTACAACGCGATCGCCGGACGGCAGGGCTCGTTCGCCGACCTGATCCCGCGGCTTGCCGAGCTGACCAGCTCGCTGGACCGCCAGACCAACGACATCATCGCCGCGATGGAAGGCATAGACAGGTTCGCCGGGATCCTCGCGCGTAGCAAGGACAGCCTGGGGCTGACGCTTGACCGCCTTCCGGCGGCGTTGCAGGTGCTCAACGACAACCGCGCCAACATCGTCGAGGCGTTCACGGCGCTGCGGAGCTTCGCCACCATCGCGTCCCGTGTCCTCGAGCAGACCAAGGACGACTTCGCCGCGGACTTCAAGGATCTCTACCCGGTGGTCAAGGCGTTCAACGACAACGCCGACTTCTTCATCAAGGATCTCGAGCTGTTGCCGACATTCCCGTTCCACTACAAGTACCTGCGGAACGCGGTCCGCGGTGACTACCTGAACGTGTACACCACCTTCGACCTGACCCTGCGGCGCACGGGTGAGTCGATCTTCACCACATCGTGGGGATTCGACCCGAACATGAAACGGATGCACGAGCTGATCACGCCACCGGACTTCATGACGGGATCGCTGGCGAACCTGTCCGGCCAGGCCGCCGACCCGTTCGAGATTCCGCCGGGCACGGCGACCCAGCATGGGGAGGGGCCCTAG
- a CDS encoding Mce associated alanine and valine rich protein has translation MSTSEATSETAPTETRSRSARRRRASRAAGPASGDSTATAVRVEAPKPVTVRLAKPAAPPPRRQPNRRLVATVFLAAAAVATAVLVGLGALMVVQQRDTDATLAREQRFVDTASQLVVNMFSYEQDTIDSSVDRFVNSTSGPLRAMMTEGNNTENLKMLFRDTNASAEAVINGAALEKVDEVANNAAVLVSARVTVTDLDGNNQPSQPYRLRVIVHEDDNGHMTAYDLKYPDGGN, from the coding sequence GTGAGCACGAGCGAAGCGACGAGCGAAACGGCACCGACGGAGACCAGGTCGAGGTCGGCGCGGCGTCGGCGGGCATCGCGGGCCGCCGGCCCGGCGAGCGGTGACTCCACGGCGACGGCCGTTCGGGTCGAGGCGCCCAAACCGGTGACGGTCCGGCTGGCGAAGCCGGCGGCCCCGCCGCCCCGCAGACAACCCAACCGAAGGCTCGTCGCGACGGTCTTCCTGGCCGCCGCCGCCGTCGCCACGGCCGTGCTGGTGGGGTTGGGCGCTTTGATGGTCGTTCAGCAGCGCGACACCGACGCGACGCTGGCGCGCGAGCAGCGCTTCGTCGACACGGCATCGCAGCTGGTGGTGAACATGTTCAGCTACGAGCAGGACACCATCGACTCCAGCGTCGACCGGTTCGTCAACAGCACCAGCGGACCGCTTCGCGCGATGATGACCGAAGGCAACAACACCGAGAACCTCAAGATGCTGTTCCGCGACACCAACGCCAGCGCCGAAGCCGTGATCAACGGCGCAGCCCTGGAGAAGGTCGACGAGGTCGCGAACAACGCCGCGGTGTTGGTGTCGGCGCGGGTCACTGTGACCGACCTGGACGGCAACAACCAGCCGTCGCAACCGTATCGGTTGCGGGTCATCGTGCACGAGGACGACAACGGGCACATGACGGCCTACGACCTCAAGTACCCCGACGGTGGGAACTGA
- a CDS encoding intersectin-EH binding protein Ibp1, producing the protein MAALHVMSEPSVALAQGCQGGEEQDQFTMTCVPFMVPNSPPLFQTTAANPDVPEIQGIPCIGHNAGACLGLAEDEAAAGPPAQPRSTISASP; encoded by the coding sequence ATGGCCGCCCTGCACGTGATGTCGGAACCGAGCGTTGCGCTGGCTCAGGGCTGTCAGGGGGGTGAGGAGCAAGACCAATTCACCATGACGTGTGTGCCGTTCATGGTCCCGAACTCGCCCCCTCTCTTCCAGACCACCGCGGCGAACCCGGATGTCCCGGAGATTCAAGGCATCCCCTGCATCGGGCACAACGCCGGCGCCTGTCTGGGGTTGGCCGAGGACGAAGCCGCGGCGGGCCCACCCGCGCAGCCTCGCTCCACCATCAGCGCCAGCCCGTAG
- the otsA gene encoding Trehalose-6-phosphate synthase: MTSGGGPRADSGNADFVVVANRLPIDMERLPDGSTTWKRSPGGLVTALEPLLRRRRGAWIGWPGVPDADDEPIQQDDMTLCPVKLSADDVANYYEGFSNATLWPLYHDVIVKPIYHREWWDTYVVVNRRFAEATAKHAAQGATVWIQDYQLQLVPKMLRMLRPDLTIGFFLHIPFPPVELFMQMPWRTEIIEGLLGADLVGFHLPGGAQNFLILARRLVGANTSRATIGVRSRFGEVNFGFRTVKVGAFPISIDSTSLDQQARSRSIRQRAKEIRTELGNPRKILLGVDRLDYTKGIDVRLRALSELLAEARASREDTVLVQLATPSRERVESYIEMRQDIERQVGHINGEYGEVGHPIVHYLHRPVPREELIAFFVAADVMLVTPLRDGMNLVAKEYVACRSDLGGALVLSEFTGAAAELRQAYLANPHHLEGVKDAIEAALTQAPEEGRRRMRALRRQVLAHDVDRWARAFLDALASTESADGRS; this comes from the coding sequence GTGACTTCAGGGGGCGGTCCACGGGCCGACTCCGGCAACGCCGATTTCGTGGTGGTGGCCAACCGCCTGCCGATCGACATGGAGCGGCTGCCTGACGGCAGCACCACCTGGAAGAGAAGTCCGGGCGGATTGGTCACGGCCCTGGAACCGTTGCTCCGCCGCCGGCGCGGGGCGTGGATCGGTTGGCCCGGCGTACCCGACGCCGACGACGAGCCGATCCAACAGGACGACATGACCCTGTGCCCGGTCAAGCTGTCCGCCGACGACGTCGCGAATTATTACGAAGGCTTCTCGAACGCGACCCTGTGGCCGCTCTACCACGACGTGATCGTCAAGCCGATCTACCACCGCGAGTGGTGGGACACCTACGTGGTGGTGAACCGGCGCTTCGCGGAAGCCACCGCAAAACACGCCGCGCAGGGCGCCACCGTGTGGATCCAGGACTACCAACTGCAGTTGGTGCCCAAGATGCTGCGGATGCTGCGTCCGGACCTCACCATCGGGTTCTTTCTGCACATTCCGTTCCCGCCGGTCGAGTTGTTCATGCAGATGCCGTGGCGCACCGAGATCATCGAGGGCCTGCTCGGTGCGGATCTGGTCGGGTTCCATCTGCCCGGTGGTGCGCAGAACTTCCTCATCCTGGCCCGAAGGTTGGTCGGCGCCAACACTTCTCGGGCGACGATCGGGGTCCGGTCGCGGTTCGGTGAGGTGAATTTCGGCTTCCGCACGGTGAAGGTCGGCGCCTTCCCCATCTCGATCGACTCGACCTCGCTCGACCAGCAGGCACGGTCCCGGTCGATCCGCCAGCGCGCCAAGGAGATCCGCACCGAGTTGGGCAATCCCCGCAAGATCCTTCTGGGTGTGGACCGTCTCGACTACACGAAGGGCATCGACGTCCGGCTCAGGGCGCTGTCGGAACTGCTCGCCGAGGCCCGGGCCAGCCGCGAGGACACCGTACTCGTCCAGCTTGCGACACCCAGTCGGGAGCGGGTCGAGAGCTATATCGAGATGCGCCAGGACATCGAACGCCAGGTCGGCCACATCAACGGCGAATACGGTGAGGTCGGCCATCCCATCGTGCACTATCTACATCGCCCGGTGCCGCGCGAGGAGTTGATCGCGTTCTTCGTCGCGGCAGACGTCATGCTCGTGACCCCGCTGCGCGACGGCATGAACCTCGTCGCCAAGGAGTACGTGGCGTGTCGCAGCGATCTGGGCGGCGCGTTGGTCCTCAGCGAGTTCACCGGTGCGGCAGCGGAATTGCGTCAGGCCTACCTGGCCAATCCGCATCATCTCGAGGGTGTCAAGGACGCCATCGAGGCCGCGCTGACCCAAGCGCCGGAAGAGGGCAGGCGCCGCATGCGGGCGCTACGCAGACAGGTGCTCGCACACGATGTCGACCGGTGGGCGCGGGCGTTCCTCGATGCGCTGGCTTCCACGGAGTCCGCCGACGGGCGGTCCTGA
- the fcbB1_1 gene encoding enoyl-CoA hydratase/carnithine racemase, whose product MASPDLTSADSGGGAAQQVTYETLDDGQIARIWLNRPDAQNAQSRTLLVQLDEAFGRAEADDNVRVVILAARGKNFSAGHDLGSEEAMLERKPGPGQHPTFQSQGATVPAIAERTYLQEWHFFFENTRRWRDLRKITIAQVQGNAISAGLMLIWACDLIVAADDAKFSDVVGVRMGMPGVEYYAHPWEFGARKAKELLLTGDSIDAEESYRLGMVSKIFARDELEDKTLEFARRIAERPTMAALLIKDSVNAAADAMGFTEALRHAFHIHELGHAHWAAHNENRYPVGLPPNVPDWRTLGPPKPARPDEP is encoded by the coding sequence ATGGCGAGCCCTGATCTGACGAGCGCCGATTCCGGAGGCGGTGCAGCGCAACAGGTGACGTACGAAACCCTCGACGACGGCCAGATCGCCCGCATCTGGCTGAACCGTCCGGACGCGCAGAACGCCCAGTCCCGCACGCTGTTGGTGCAGCTGGACGAGGCGTTCGGCCGCGCAGAAGCCGATGACAATGTGCGGGTGGTGATCCTGGCCGCGCGCGGCAAGAACTTCTCGGCGGGACACGACCTCGGGTCGGAAGAGGCGATGCTGGAGCGCAAGCCGGGCCCGGGCCAGCATCCGACGTTCCAATCGCAGGGCGCCACCGTGCCGGCGATCGCCGAGCGCACGTATCTGCAGGAGTGGCACTTCTTCTTCGAGAACACCCGCCGGTGGCGGGATCTGCGGAAGATCACGATCGCGCAGGTGCAGGGAAATGCGATATCGGCCGGGCTCATGCTCATCTGGGCGTGCGATCTGATCGTCGCCGCCGACGATGCCAAGTTCAGCGATGTGGTCGGCGTGCGGATGGGAATGCCCGGCGTCGAGTACTACGCGCACCCATGGGAATTCGGCGCCCGAAAGGCCAAAGAACTTCTGCTGACCGGTGATTCGATCGACGCCGAGGAGTCATACCGCCTCGGCATGGTGTCGAAGATCTTCGCGCGCGACGAACTCGAAGACAAGACACTCGAATTCGCCCGCCGGATCGCCGAGCGGCCGACGATGGCGGCGTTGCTCATCAAGGATTCGGTCAACGCCGCCGCGGATGCGATGGGCTTCACCGAGGCATTGCGCCATGCGTTCCACATTCACGAACTCGGGCATGCGCACTGGGCGGCGCACAACGAGAACCGCTACCCGGTCGGGCTGCCGCCGAATGTGCCGGACTGGCGCACACTCGGCCCACCGAAGCCCGCCCGCCCTGACGAGCCGTGA
- a CDS encoding virulence factor Mce family protein, giving the protein MSSRAGDSNPLRTGIFGIFLVACLVLVSFGYSSLPFFPQGKPYEAYFSDAGGIIPGNDVNVSGIKVGKVTGVELAGDAAKVLFTVDRDIRVGDQSMVSIKTDTVLGEKSLAVTPQGTGEATVIPLARTTTPYTLATALQDLGQTAGELDKPRFEQALQAITDSLRDATPHLRGALDGVANLSRSLNKRDEALAQLLGHAKRVSDTLAQRAGQVNQLIVDGNQLFAALDERRQALSNLIAGIDDVSEQLSGFVADNRREFRPALEKLNLVLDNLLERREHISEALKRLPPYATALGEVVGSGPGFQINLYGLPPAPIAEVLLDFYFQPGKLPDSLADMLRGYISERLIIRPKSP; this is encoded by the coding sequence ATGTCGAGTAGAGCTGGTGATTCGAACCCGTTGCGCACAGGCATCTTCGGGATCTTCCTGGTGGCTTGCCTGGTGCTGGTGTCGTTCGGCTACAGCAGCCTGCCGTTCTTTCCGCAGGGCAAGCCCTACGAGGCGTACTTCAGCGACGCGGGCGGCATCATTCCTGGCAACGACGTCAACGTGTCGGGCATCAAGGTCGGCAAGGTCACCGGTGTCGAGCTGGCCGGAGACGCGGCCAAGGTGCTGTTCACGGTCGACCGCGACATCAGGGTGGGCGACCAGTCGATGGTCTCGATCAAGACCGACACGGTGCTTGGGGAGAAGTCGTTGGCGGTGACCCCGCAGGGGACGGGTGAGGCGACGGTCATTCCGTTGGCGCGCACCACGACCCCGTACACGCTGGCCACGGCGCTGCAGGACCTCGGGCAGACCGCGGGCGAGCTGGACAAGCCGCGGTTCGAGCAGGCGCTGCAGGCGATCACCGACTCGCTGCGCGACGCCACCCCGCATCTGCGCGGTGCGCTGGACGGGGTGGCGAACCTGTCGCGCAGTCTGAACAAACGTGACGAGGCGCTCGCGCAGCTGCTCGGCCACGCCAAGCGGGTGTCGGACACACTGGCGCAGCGCGCCGGGCAGGTGAACCAGCTGATCGTCGACGGAAACCAGCTGTTCGCCGCGCTCGACGAACGGCGCCAGGCGCTGAGCAATCTGATCGCCGGGATCGACGATGTGTCAGAACAGCTTTCCGGTTTCGTCGCCGACAACCGCCGTGAGTTCAGGCCCGCGCTGGAGAAGCTCAACCTGGTGCTCGACAACCTTCTGGAGCGGCGCGAACACATCAGCGAAGCGCTCAAGCGGTTGCCGCCGTACGCCACGGCCCTGGGCGAGGTGGTCGGCTCGGGCCCCGGATTCCAGATCAACCTGTACGGTCTGCCGCCGGCACCGATTGCCGAGGTGCTTCTCGACTTCTACTTCCAGCCGGGCAAGTTGCCCGACAGCCTCGCCGACATGCTGCGCGGATACATCTCCGAGCGCCTGATCATCAGGCCGAAGTCACCATGA
- the hdhA_1 gene encoding dehydrogenase, with translation MELSLTGRTVLVTGGGSGIGKGVAAAVVAAGGNAMLVGRNADRLSTAADEIKAQGGPGSVLYEPADVTNEDEVVRVVEATTAWTGRLYGVVHCAGGSETIGPITQIDSELWRRTVDLNINGTMYVLKHSAREMVRGGGGSFIGISSIAASNTHRWFGAYGVSKAGIDHMMQLAADELGASWVRVNCIRPGLIRTELVAPVLESPELSGDYAACTPLPRPGEVEDIANASLFLLSDAASFITGQVINVDGGQLVRRGPDYSSMLEPLFGAEGLRGVVST, from the coding sequence GTGGAGTTGTCCCTGACGGGTCGGACGGTGTTGGTGACGGGCGGCGGCAGCGGCATCGGCAAGGGTGTGGCTGCCGCTGTGGTGGCAGCCGGCGGTAACGCGATGCTCGTCGGCCGCAACGCCGACAGGCTGTCCACCGCGGCCGACGAGATCAAGGCCCAGGGCGGTCCTGGTTCCGTGCTCTACGAGCCGGCCGACGTGACGAACGAGGACGAGGTGGTACGGGTCGTCGAGGCCACCACGGCATGGACCGGCCGCCTCTACGGTGTCGTGCACTGTGCAGGCGGCAGCGAGACGATCGGGCCGATCACCCAGATCGATTCCGAACTGTGGCGACGCACCGTCGATCTGAACATCAACGGCACCATGTACGTGCTCAAGCACTCGGCGCGCGAAATGGTACGTGGTGGCGGCGGATCGTTCATCGGCATCTCGTCGATCGCGGCGAGCAACACGCACCGCTGGTTCGGCGCATACGGCGTTTCCAAGGCGGGCATCGACCACATGATGCAGCTCGCCGCCGACGAACTCGGCGCCTCCTGGGTGCGCGTGAACTGCATCCGGCCCGGCTTGATCCGCACCGAGCTTGTCGCACCGGTACTCGAATCCCCGGAGCTCAGCGGCGACTACGCCGCCTGCACGCCGTTGCCGCGGCCCGGTGAGGTGGAGGACATCGCCAATGCCTCGCTCTTCCTGCTCAGCGACGCCGCCAGCTTCATCACCGGTCAGGTCATCAACGTCGACGGCGGTCAGTTGGTGCGGCGTGGACCCGACTACTCATCGATGCTCGAGCCGCTCTTCGGGGCAGAGGGTCTGCGGGGAGTCGTCTCCACCTGA